In Hymenobacter sublimis, a single genomic region encodes these proteins:
- a CDS encoding alpha-amylase family glycosyl hydrolase: MLLLGACRQEPSITCAPDAPDAYTIRHPQWADSASIYEVNIRQYTPEGTFRAFEAHLPRLQKMGVGILWLMPVQPIGQLNRKGTLGSQYSIRDYRAVNPEFGSLDDLRHLIRTAHQLGMHVILDWVANHTSWDSQLLQQHPEWFTRNAQGQLVPPVADWQDVIDLDYSKPELRQYMQQTMVFWLREAGFDGFRCDVAGLVPMDFWNQTRPVLEKVKPVFMLAEWDELHDPPFLKKGEFNPNTGMLEQAFDATYALRMRYLLDSISRRQQPLTALDAYREVERARYPASAYLMYFTTSHDINSWDGTEYERLGKDALPQAVLTALLPGIPMVYSGQEAALKKRLRFFDKDTIPWNDYPLQDFYTTLLQLKKRHPALRNGDPCSEFTRMAPTASPDTYAFVRRKGPAGVLTAVNLGQQPHELLLSGLGPGVYREVFTGKVLSLGSGSRLLLTPHSYQVYEQLPNPDNSWF, encoded by the coding sequence TTGCTGCTACTTGGTGCCTGCCGCCAGGAGCCCAGCATCACCTGCGCCCCCGACGCTCCCGACGCCTATACCATCCGTCACCCGCAGTGGGCCGACTCGGCCAGTATTTACGAGGTCAATATTCGGCAATACACGCCGGAGGGCACGTTTCGGGCGTTTGAGGCCCACCTGCCCCGCCTCCAGAAAATGGGTGTGGGGATTCTGTGGCTGATGCCGGTGCAGCCTATTGGTCAGCTGAACCGCAAAGGCACGCTGGGCAGCCAGTATTCTATTCGGGACTACCGGGCCGTAAACCCGGAGTTTGGCTCCCTGGACGATTTGCGCCACCTGATCCGGACGGCGCACCAGCTGGGCATGCACGTCATTCTGGACTGGGTAGCCAACCACACCAGCTGGGACAGCCAGTTACTGCAACAGCACCCCGAGTGGTTTACGCGCAACGCCCAGGGCCAGCTGGTGCCGCCCGTGGCCGACTGGCAGGACGTCATCGACCTGGATTACAGCAAGCCTGAGCTGCGCCAGTACATGCAGCAAACCATGGTGTTCTGGCTGCGCGAAGCTGGTTTCGACGGCTTCCGCTGCGACGTGGCTGGCCTCGTACCCATGGATTTCTGGAACCAGACCCGCCCCGTGCTGGAAAAGGTAAAGCCTGTGTTCATGCTGGCCGAGTGGGACGAGCTGCACGACCCGCCCTTCCTCAAAAAAGGCGAATTCAACCCCAACACCGGCATGCTGGAGCAGGCCTTCGATGCTACCTACGCCCTGCGCATGCGCTACCTGCTCGACAGCATCAGCCGGCGCCAGCAGCCCCTCACGGCCCTCGATGCCTACCGGGAGGTAGAGCGCGCCCGCTACCCCGCCTCGGCCTACCTCATGTACTTCACCACCAGCCACGACATCAATAGCTGGGATGGCACGGAGTATGAGCGCCTGGGCAAGGACGCCCTGCCCCAGGCCGTGCTAACGGCCCTGCTGCCCGGCATCCCGATGGTGTACAGCGGCCAGGAAGCGGCCCTAAAAAAGCGGCTGCGCTTCTTCGACAAGGACACTATTCCGTGGAACGACTACCCCTTGCAGGACTTTTATACCACCCTACTCCAGCTCAAGAAGCGCCACCCGGCCCTGCGCAACGGCGACCCGTGCAGCGAGTTTACGCGCATGGCCCCCACGGCCAGCCCCGATACCTACGCCTTCGTGCGCCGCAAAGGCCCGGCGGGCGTCCTGACGGCCGTTAACCTAGGCCAGCAGCCCCACGAGCTGCTCCTGAGCGGGTTGGGTCCGGGCGTTTACCGGGAGGTATTTACGGGCAAGGTGCTTAGCCTAGGCTCAGGCTCCCGCCTGCTGCTAACCCCGCACAGCTACCAGGTATATGAGCAGCTCCCAAACCCGGATAACAGTTGGTTTTAG
- a CDS encoding Ig-like domain-containing protein, protein MKTPLRYLFPLGLVLGVGTWNQAAAQCAATTTFAFSSDAANGDWKARPALAVPTGSALTTLGSEGYYSGASGTNAVLRTQAVNGADMLSWSNDYPDNSAANERYSTITFTFNRPVANLTIRLQDVDMAAGFTDEVTFAGSNGGMPVVPTLTKPTGSSTAISGAIATGTQNVDNNTGGTVTASFAGSITRLTLTYRNTVSGVPGNHMVGIEQMTWCRSVPVAANVTNAASLANSLGQTDIDSPTAQAEGTITGYTVTQLPPANEGVLYYNAPVLLGIPNYIALPAGTTISPDQAVGLRFDPAPTFAGGTTTFRYTATDNAGLVSAAATFSIPIQAIAGPAGCAASYFDNTKSSSGLTAEYYAGYFNDNLAFFGGRTPNLRRIDAQVNFPETNSFGSDLISTNAAAGTAANPEMFSTRLRGSIYVPVSGSYTFYISSDDAAYLWLDAAALATTPTAATATVDNGTAHTVRERQATVTLSAGLHNLLLVYGDNDRENSLVFSYSSAISGASISKQPVPTSALCAGPSNLPPVANNVTATLPTLGYALAPLSGTDQDGSITSFTIETLPANGRLLLGNTAVTAGQVILAANAGNLTFVPNAGYVGTASFTYTATDNAGLRSNLAATYTVNAPNRPPVVAGDSRDVPLNTAVNGNVVLNDYDQEQNGFTVALGTAPTHGTLVLNANGTYTYTPATGYTGPDSFTYTACDNAATPLCSGSATVSLRVFSTNTACTSATGSNLLANPAFTSGNTGFATNYSYVASAYVAGNTSTGIYPEGTYTVGPNATTYHPNFQGTGRTGGTSDNFLMVNGAASIRTLYAQTVTVQPNRYYTFSAFFNNLLAPNSGQGIPELGFVINGESVSGTIQLNESPDQWVQFSDVWYSGNSTSATFEIRNVSTATGGNDLGVDDVYFGSCNLAPTAVADVAATTSGASTSLNVLTNDIDPENSFNVATVDLNPGQANRQLSVTTAEGTFTVDNSGVVTFAPVAGFVGTATAPYTVQDAAGAPTNQANIVVMVQQATADVVVALTAPANNATATAGQPITFTVQATNNGTVTASNVAPTLQLPAGLRGLGANGALTFSHGGTYNSSTGLVTFPAVNLAGGANAQYSVTFLVPGSGPFMGTASAASAAVADLTTGNNTASATVNVTPAFDLTTTLQAPANAATGSTLTYTVVTRNNGPSLATGVVQTVSLPGNLTGLFVSNNGSYVYNSASNTTDVTFPSISALPAGQTVSNTISLTAPATAATFTATANVTANGETVPGNNSLTASTAVAASADTPANVYTSLALTSNGVAVTSAAPGAQLTLTAAVTNAGPGTATGVVQQLAVPADLAPSALTISGGGTYNASAGVVTWPATSLVSGTSQTNTVQLNTPAYGPVLFNSNAATTTPDPVAGDNIASLMLTVRPAADVVTTLVGPTAVTAGQRVTYTLTTTNNGSVAAANVQQFLRVPPAVANLTYSSNLPAGTTGTVDVQPNQALLAYPVISSLAPGQTVVNMVSFDAPAGSFTNTAFVTSTTPDNATATNTSTLAVTASRASDVVATISGPDVVVNGTPVVLTVRTLNTGTSPAAGVTTTVQLPVGLTGVTVRDAAGVAINSAYNATTGRVTFPAQTEVVAGLAGSVTNTITFNAPDVAAISATAIATASSATNDVNGTNNATTFTTSVLRPTLTAADVVETLSSNVASQTAGQPILFTLTATNNGTAPATNVVQRVALPAGLDPASLSITNGGTYDPASGLVTFPALTLQASGTAGNAQTSTITVVTPGVGPVTAVASVGSAFSDGTPANNTAVASVTVNSLSNVRAIVRGPSAQTSAQEGTVLPGQPATYLVRVLNDGPSAATGVSISAQIPAGLNPTDVAITGGGSYAPGTGTVTFPAVGTLAAGQAASVGYTITFPVPATAASFPVSATVGASSAQTTTADDTQTYTTTLANQVAVANQVVNNLTAPDGNTAVTALALSPLSASDADGSITNYVITSLPDAGTQGTLFYAADGTNFAPVALSNGRFTLAAATAGNLRFDPVASFVGNAYFTFLAIDNSNAESAPVLYTIPVGQDNTTVFTAATVKGGSNGAYQNGDVITSAFDANGGEYSLNTTTKVNSVTDTGIRVATTDAASTTRLASMGLALNVATGTITVADRTLLRTGSYDLTVTTTDEFGGTSSQLVAFTIGGAPLPVQLVSFSAKSQGANALLTWATTQELNNARFEVERSVNGKSFEKIGQVAGHGTTTAAQQYSFQDAGASRHGAVVYYRLKQVDTDGEAHLTEVQVVRFELSQTPELVLFPSPATDVLHVRLSATASQASVTVYSATGAQVLQAQLDAALSTTLPVSNLPAGTYLVKVQTSNGVSLMRRFVKE, encoded by the coding sequence ATGAAGACACCTTTACGCTACTTGTTCCCCTTGGGGCTCGTTTTGGGGGTTGGAACTTGGAACCAGGCAGCGGCCCAGTGCGCGGCTACCACTACGTTCGCTTTTTCCAGCGACGCGGCCAACGGCGACTGGAAAGCACGTCCGGCCTTAGCAGTGCCCACGGGCTCTGCCCTGACTACTCTTGGCAGTGAGGGCTACTACTCCGGCGCTTCGGGTACCAACGCGGTGTTGCGCACCCAGGCCGTAAACGGGGCCGACATGCTGAGCTGGTCCAACGACTACCCCGACAACTCAGCTGCCAACGAGCGGTACTCTACCATCACGTTTACTTTCAACCGGCCCGTTGCCAACCTCACCATCCGGTTGCAGGACGTGGATATGGCCGCTGGCTTTACCGATGAGGTAACGTTTGCCGGCAGCAACGGCGGGATGCCCGTAGTGCCAACGCTTACCAAGCCTACCGGCAGCAGCACGGCCATTTCGGGAGCTATAGCTACCGGCACGCAGAACGTGGACAACAACACGGGCGGCACCGTAACGGCCAGCTTCGCCGGGAGTATTACCCGCCTGACACTTACTTACCGCAACACCGTTAGCGGGGTGCCCGGCAACCACATGGTTGGCATTGAGCAGATGACGTGGTGCCGTAGCGTGCCCGTAGCGGCCAACGTAACCAACGCAGCCAGCCTGGCTAACTCCCTGGGCCAAACCGACATCGACTCGCCCACGGCCCAGGCCGAAGGTACCATTACGGGCTACACCGTTACGCAATTGCCGCCGGCCAACGAAGGGGTACTCTATTACAATGCGCCCGTACTACTGGGCATCCCCAACTACATTGCCCTGCCGGCCGGCACCACCATTTCGCCCGATCAGGCGGTTGGACTGCGTTTCGACCCGGCCCCGACTTTTGCGGGTGGCACTACCACGTTCCGCTACACCGCCACCGACAATGCCGGTCTGGTGTCGGCCGCCGCTACCTTCAGCATTCCAATTCAGGCCATTGCCGGTCCGGCGGGTTGCGCGGCTTCGTATTTCGACAACACCAAGTCGTCCAGCGGCCTGACGGCGGAATACTACGCGGGCTACTTCAACGACAACCTCGCCTTCTTCGGTGGGCGCACGCCCAACCTGCGCCGCATTGATGCCCAGGTCAACTTCCCGGAAACCAACAGCTTCGGTAGTGACCTGATTAGCACAAACGCCGCCGCCGGCACTGCCGCCAACCCCGAGATGTTCAGCACCCGCCTGCGGGGTAGCATCTACGTGCCAGTTTCTGGTAGCTACACTTTCTATATTTCCTCCGATGACGCCGCTTACCTGTGGCTGGATGCGGCGGCCCTAGCAACTACCCCCACCGCGGCCACGGCTACCGTTGACAACGGCACGGCCCACACCGTGCGCGAGCGGCAAGCTACCGTCACCCTGTCGGCGGGCCTGCACAACCTGCTGCTGGTGTACGGCGACAATGACCGTGAGAACAGCCTGGTATTCTCTTACTCCAGCGCCATTTCGGGCGCTAGCATCTCCAAGCAACCAGTTCCGACCTCGGCTCTGTGCGCGGGCCCCAGCAACCTGCCGCCGGTGGCAAACAACGTGACGGCTACGCTGCCCACGCTGGGCTACGCGCTGGCTCCGCTCAGCGGCACCGACCAGGATGGTAGCATTACCAGCTTCACCATTGAAACCCTGCCCGCCAACGGCCGGCTACTGCTCGGCAACACGGCCGTAACGGCTGGTCAGGTAATTCTAGCGGCTAATGCCGGCAATCTGACTTTCGTGCCGAATGCGGGCTACGTGGGCACCGCCAGCTTCACCTACACTGCTACCGACAACGCCGGGCTGCGCTCCAACCTGGCCGCTACCTACACCGTGAATGCCCCCAACCGCCCGCCCGTGGTGGCTGGCGACTCCCGCGATGTGCCCCTGAACACGGCCGTGAACGGCAACGTGGTGCTCAACGACTACGACCAGGAGCAGAACGGCTTCACTGTAGCCCTGGGCACGGCCCCAACCCACGGTACGCTCGTGCTCAACGCCAACGGCACCTACACCTACACGCCCGCCACGGGCTACACCGGCCCCGACAGCTTCACCTACACCGCCTGCGACAACGCCGCTACCCCTCTCTGCTCGGGCAGCGCCACGGTAAGCCTGCGCGTATTCAGCACGAACACGGCCTGTACCTCCGCTACGGGCTCCAACCTGCTAGCCAACCCCGCCTTCACCAGCGGCAACACCGGCTTCGCGACCAACTACAGCTACGTGGCTTCGGCTTACGTAGCGGGCAACACTAGCACGGGTATTTATCCGGAGGGCACGTACACGGTGGGCCCCAACGCCACCACCTACCACCCCAACTTCCAGGGCACCGGCCGCACGGGCGGCACCTCCGATAATTTCCTGATGGTAAACGGCGCCGCTTCCATCCGGACGCTGTACGCCCAGACCGTGACCGTGCAGCCCAACCGCTACTACACGTTCTCGGCCTTCTTCAACAATCTGCTGGCCCCCAACAGCGGCCAGGGTATTCCGGAGCTGGGCTTCGTTATCAATGGCGAGTCTGTGTCGGGTACGATTCAGCTGAACGAGTCACCTGATCAGTGGGTGCAGTTCTCGGACGTGTGGTACTCGGGCAACAGCACCTCAGCTACCTTCGAGATTCGCAACGTGAGCACCGCTACCGGCGGTAACGACCTGGGCGTGGACGACGTGTACTTCGGCTCCTGCAACCTGGCCCCCACGGCCGTAGCCGACGTGGCCGCCACTACCTCGGGCGCCAGCACCAGCCTGAACGTGCTGACCAACGACATCGACCCCGAGAATTCATTTAACGTGGCTACCGTCGACCTGAACCCCGGTCAGGCCAACCGCCAGCTCAGCGTGACTACCGCCGAGGGCACCTTCACGGTGGACAACAGCGGCGTAGTAACCTTCGCGCCGGTAGCCGGCTTCGTGGGTACGGCTACGGCACCCTATACCGTGCAGGACGCGGCCGGAGCTCCTACCAACCAGGCCAACATTGTGGTGATGGTGCAGCAGGCCACGGCCGATGTAGTAGTAGCCCTGACGGCTCCGGCCAACAACGCTACCGCCACGGCTGGTCAGCCAATTACCTTCACGGTGCAGGCGACCAACAACGGTACCGTAACGGCCAGCAACGTAGCGCCTACCCTGCAACTGCCCGCCGGCCTGCGCGGCCTGGGTGCCAACGGCGCCCTCACGTTCAGCCACGGCGGCACGTACAACAGCAGCACTGGTCTGGTAACCTTCCCGGCGGTTAACCTCGCGGGCGGTGCCAACGCTCAGTACAGCGTGACTTTCCTGGTGCCCGGCTCCGGCCCCTTCATGGGCACGGCCAGCGCTGCTTCCGCCGCCGTAGCCGACCTAACCACCGGTAACAACACGGCCAGCGCCACGGTAAACGTGACGCCCGCCTTCGACCTAACGACTACCCTGCAAGCCCCCGCCAACGCGGCTACCGGCTCTACGCTCACTTACACGGTAGTAACCCGTAACAACGGTCCTTCCCTGGCAACGGGCGTCGTGCAAACCGTATCGTTGCCCGGCAACCTGACCGGCCTATTTGTGTCCAACAACGGCAGCTACGTTTACAATTCGGCCTCGAACACGACGGACGTTACCTTCCCGAGCATTAGCGCCCTGCCCGCCGGCCAGACGGTGAGCAACACCATCAGCCTGACCGCTCCGGCCACGGCGGCTACTTTCACGGCTACGGCCAACGTAACGGCCAACGGCGAGACGGTGCCCGGCAACAATTCGCTCACGGCTTCCACGGCCGTAGCGGCCAGCGCCGACACGCCGGCCAACGTATACACTTCCCTGGCCCTGACCAGCAACGGTGTGGCCGTAACCTCGGCCGCTCCCGGCGCCCAGCTGACTCTAACGGCGGCAGTAACCAATGCTGGTCCTGGCACCGCCACTGGGGTAGTGCAGCAGCTTGCCGTTCCCGCCGATTTGGCGCCTAGTGCTCTCACGATTTCCGGCGGCGGCACCTACAACGCCAGCGCCGGCGTGGTTACCTGGCCCGCTACCAGTTTGGTGAGCGGCACCAGCCAGACAAATACCGTGCAGTTGAACACCCCGGCCTATGGTCCGGTGCTGTTCAACTCCAACGCGGCTACCACTACTCCCGACCCCGTTGCCGGTGACAACATTGCCAGCCTCATGCTCACGGTTCGGCCGGCGGCTGATGTGGTGACGACCCTGGTAGGCCCCACGGCCGTAACGGCTGGTCAGCGCGTGACCTACACCCTGACGACGACCAACAACGGTTCCGTAGCGGCCGCTAACGTGCAGCAGTTCCTGCGCGTGCCCCCAGCCGTAGCCAACCTGACTTACTCCAGCAACCTGCCGGCCGGCACCACCGGCACGGTAGACGTGCAGCCCAACCAAGCTCTGCTGGCCTACCCGGTTATCAGCAGCCTGGCTCCCGGCCAGACGGTAGTGAACATGGTGTCGTTTGATGCGCCCGCGGGCTCTTTCACCAACACGGCCTTCGTTACCAGCACCACTCCGGATAACGCCACGGCCACCAATACCAGCACCCTGGCCGTTACGGCCAGCCGCGCCTCGGATGTGGTGGCCACCATTTCGGGTCCGGATGTGGTAGTAAATGGTACCCCGGTTGTGCTGACGGTGCGCACCCTGAACACCGGCACCTCGCCGGCTGCTGGGGTAACAACTACGGTGCAGCTGCCCGTCGGCCTAACGGGTGTGACGGTGCGCGATGCGGCGGGCGTAGCTATTAACAGCGCTTACAACGCCACCACCGGCCGCGTAACCTTCCCCGCGCAAACGGAGGTAGTAGCTGGCCTGGCCGGTTCTGTAACGAACACCATTACCTTCAACGCCCCCGACGTGGCCGCCATCAGCGCCACGGCCATTGCTACTGCCAGCTCGGCGACCAACGACGTGAACGGCACCAACAACGCCACCACGTTCACCACCAGCGTACTGCGCCCGACCCTAACGGCCGCCGATGTAGTGGAAACGCTCAGCTCGAATGTAGCCAGCCAGACGGCCGGTCAGCCGATACTCTTCACCCTAACGGCCACTAACAACGGCACGGCTCCAGCCACCAACGTGGTGCAGCGCGTGGCTCTGCCCGCCGGCCTCGACCCAGCTAGCCTGAGCATCACCAACGGTGGTACCTACGACCCGGCTTCCGGCCTGGTAACCTTCCCGGCCCTGACCCTGCAAGCCAGCGGCACTGCCGGCAACGCCCAGACCAGCACCATTACGGTAGTAACGCCCGGCGTGGGTCCTGTGACGGCCGTGGCCAGCGTAGGCTCGGCCTTCAGCGACGGTACGCCCGCCAACAACACGGCCGTAGCCAGCGTAACGGTTAACTCGCTCAGCAACGTGCGCGCCATTGTACGCGGCCCCAGCGCCCAGACCTCGGCCCAGGAAGGAACGGTGCTGCCGGGCCAGCCGGCTACCTATCTGGTACGCGTGCTGAATGATGGCCCTTCGGCCGCAACCGGCGTGAGCATTTCGGCCCAGATTCCGGCCGGCCTGAACCCAACGGATGTAGCTATTACGGGGGGCGGCAGCTACGCTCCCGGCACGGGCACAGTGACGTTCCCGGCCGTGGGCACCCTGGCTGCCGGTCAGGCCGCCTCGGTAGGCTACACCATCACCTTCCCGGTGCCTGCTACCGCCGCTTCATTCCCGGTGTCGGCCACGGTAGGCGCATCCTCGGCGCAAACCACCACCGCCGACGACACCCAGACCTACACGACCACCCTGGCCAACCAGGTAGCCGTGGCCAACCAGGTGGTGAACAACCTAACGGCCCCCGACGGCAACACCGCCGTAACGGCCCTGGCCCTGTCGCCGCTCAGCGCTTCCGATGCCGATGGTTCTATCACGAACTACGTCATTACCTCCCTGCCTGATGCCGGCACCCAAGGCACCCTGTTCTACGCCGCCGACGGCACCAACTTCGCGCCGGTAGCGCTCAGCAACGGCCGCTTCACGCTGGCCGCCGCTACGGCCGGTAACCTGCGCTTCGATCCAGTAGCCTCCTTCGTGGGTAACGCCTACTTCACTTTCTTGGCCATTGATAACAGCAATGCTGAGTCGGCGCCGGTGCTCTACACAATTCCGGTAGGCCAGGACAACACTACGGTCTTCACGGCGGCTACCGTAAAAGGTGGCAGTAACGGAGCCTATCAGAACGGTGACGTAATTACCAGTGCCTTTGATGCCAACGGCGGCGAGTACAGCCTGAACACCACTACCAAGGTGAACAGCGTGACCGACACCGGCATCCGGGTTGCTACCACCGATGCCGCCAGCACTACCCGCCTGGCGAGCATGGGTCTGGCCCTGAATGTGGCTACCGGCACCATCACGGTGGCCGACCGTACCCTGCTGCGCACCGGCAGCTACGACCTGACCGTAACGACCACCGACGAGTTCGGGGGCACGAGCAGCCAGCTGGTGGCCTTCACCATTGGCGGGGCTCCGCTGCCCGTGCAGCTGGTGAGCTTCTCGGCCAAAAGCCAGGGCGCTAACGCCCTGCTGACCTGGGCTACCACTCAGGAGCTGAACAACGCCCGCTTCGAGGTGGAGCGCTCCGTAAATGGTAAGAGCTTCGAGAAAATCGGGCAGGTAGCCGGCCACGGCACCACCACGGCAGCCCAGCAGTACAGCTTCCAGGATGCCGGCGCCAGCCGCCACGGAGCCGTAGTGTACTACCGCCTCAAGCAGGTAGACACCGATGGGGAAGCCCACCTAACGGAAGTGCAGGTAGTGCGCTTCGAGCTGAGCCAGACGCCGGAGCTGGTACTCTTCCCGAGCCCCGCCACCGATGTGCTGCACGTGCGCCTGTCGGCTACGGCCAGCCAAGCTAGCGTAACGGTGTACAGCGCCACCGGCGCCCAGGTGCTGCAAGCCCAGCTAGATGCGGCCCTGAGCACCACGCTTCCGGTAAGCAACCTGCCCGCCGGTACCTACCTCGTGAAAGTGCAGACCTCAAACGGCGTTTCCCTGATGCGTCGCTTCGTGAAAGAATAG
- a CDS encoding DUF983 domain-containing protein, with protein MTKLDSTALAMLQQRCPRCHEGPLFTHSALNPVHFAEMPEHCPVCGQAYEPEPGFYWGAMFISYAFSTAIMLITGFLVYFLLHDPAVWVYVTSVAVVAVLLTPLSLRYSRTIMLYWFGGVAYRHRELEPS; from the coding sequence ATGACAAAGCTAGATTCGACGGCCCTGGCCATGCTGCAACAGCGCTGCCCCCGTTGCCACGAAGGCCCCTTGTTTACGCACTCGGCGCTCAACCCCGTGCACTTTGCTGAAATGCCCGAGCACTGCCCCGTGTGCGGGCAAGCCTACGAGCCGGAACCGGGCTTTTACTGGGGCGCCATGTTCATCAGTTACGCCTTTTCCACGGCCATTATGCTGATAACGGGGTTTTTAGTGTACTTCCTGCTCCACGACCCGGCCGTGTGGGTGTACGTGACGAGCGTAGCCGTGGTAGCCGTGCTCCTGACCCCGCTTAGCCTGCGCTACTCCCGCACCATAATGCTGTACTGGTTCGGCGGTGTTGCCTACCGCCACCGAGAGCTGGAACCCAGCTAG
- a CDS encoding AraC family transcriptional regulator, translating to MNPPGLPVLTLNSFPQGQPRPWYLEQLARHVANFPGVSQPHAHDFYLLLYVTGGHGTHTIDLVRYELRPGSLFFMTPGQVHHWQLSEGAQGYVVLFEADFYLFRYPGARLFDYPFFQHSHPPVLQLGPTETELLPLFERMWQEHLAPAPQQDEVFRSYLHICLELAARHYPTSPDQPAAAGEPRHAQQLLREFGALINQYFRTQREVQLYADLLHVSPNHLNALCRRHLGKTASALIQERLLIEARRLLRHTPATVAQVADSLGFDDASYFSRYFRKHAGHSPEAFREQQQEGRPAPSSPR from the coding sequence ATGAACCCGCCTGGCCTGCCCGTTCTTACCCTCAACTCATTTCCGCAGGGGCAGCCGCGGCCCTGGTACCTGGAGCAGCTAGCTAGGCACGTGGCCAACTTTCCCGGCGTTAGTCAGCCCCACGCCCACGACTTTTACCTGCTGCTCTACGTCACTGGCGGCCACGGCACCCACACCATTGATTTGGTTCGTTACGAGCTGCGGCCGGGTAGTCTGTTTTTCATGACGCCCGGACAGGTGCACCACTGGCAGCTTTCTGAGGGCGCCCAGGGCTACGTGGTACTGTTCGAGGCTGATTTCTACCTGTTTCGCTACCCCGGCGCCCGGCTGTTTGACTACCCTTTCTTTCAGCACAGCCACCCACCGGTGCTGCAACTGGGCCCCACCGAAACCGAGCTGTTACCGCTGTTTGAGCGCATGTGGCAGGAGCACTTGGCGCCCGCTCCCCAGCAAGACGAAGTCTTTCGCTCCTACCTGCACATTTGCCTGGAACTAGCCGCCCGCCACTACCCCACCAGCCCAGATCAGCCAGCTGCCGCCGGGGAGCCCCGCCACGCCCAACAGCTGCTTCGCGAGTTTGGGGCCCTGATTAACCAGTACTTCCGCACTCAGCGCGAGGTGCAGCTCTACGCCGATTTGCTGCACGTTTCGCCCAACCACCTCAATGCCCTGTGCCGGCGCCACCTGGGCAAAACCGCCAGCGCCCTGATTCAGGAGCGGTTGCTCATTGAAGCCCGTCGTCTGCTGCGCCACACGCCCGCTACCGTGGCGCAGGTAGCCGACTCTCTGGGCTTCGACGATGCATCTTACTTCAGCCGCTACTTTCGCAAGCACGCCGGCCACTCACCCGAGGCGTTTCGGGAGCAGCAGCAGGAAGGCCGCCCAGCCCCAAGTAGCCCGCGTTGA
- a CDS encoding alpha-amylase family glycosyl hydrolase has translation MSEPQLHPSAHLFQVRHPDWAANATIYEVNLRQYTPEGTFRAFEAHLPRLASMGVSIVWLMPIHPIGEVERKGTLGSQYAVRDYFGVNPEFGTLHDLCHLVHTAHQLGLRVLLDWVANHTSPDNLLVQEHPEWYQHDEHGQLVPPVADWTDVVAFDYSHPELRRYMTDALLYWVREADIDGYRCDVAGLVPTDFWDAARRELDAVKPLFMLAEWDELYPSGGLSWEQFNSDTKLLEKAFNMTFGLRLHYLLDHIAEGKQPLSAIDEYLADERAKYPPSVYLMHFTSNHDVNSWDGTEYERLGPLALPFAVLTVLLPGMPLVYTGQEAALNKRLAFFDKDPVDWQNYPLQEFYTRLLQLKRRHFALQNGDPLSRFQRLPGPDDTYCFLRSKGLAAVLTGINSSPEPQVLHLPAEAAGTWLDAFSGEQLMFRSGEELMLPPQGWRVLEKQ, from the coding sequence GTGTCTGAACCTCAACTGCACCCCAGCGCCCACCTGTTTCAGGTGCGCCACCCCGACTGGGCCGCCAACGCCACCATCTACGAAGTTAACCTGCGCCAATACACGCCGGAGGGTACGTTTCGAGCGTTTGAGGCCCACTTGCCCCGGCTGGCTTCCATGGGTGTCAGCATCGTGTGGCTGATGCCGATCCACCCGATTGGGGAAGTGGAGCGCAAGGGCACGCTGGGCAGCCAATATGCCGTGCGCGACTACTTCGGGGTGAACCCGGAGTTTGGCACCCTCCACGATTTGTGCCACCTCGTGCACACCGCCCACCAACTAGGCCTGCGCGTACTGCTCGACTGGGTAGCCAACCACACCAGCCCCGATAACCTACTGGTGCAGGAACACCCCGAGTGGTACCAGCACGACGAACACGGCCAGCTGGTGCCTCCCGTAGCCGACTGGACTGATGTAGTAGCCTTCGACTACAGCCACCCCGAGCTGCGCCGCTACATGACCGATGCCCTGCTCTACTGGGTGCGCGAGGCCGACATTGACGGGTACCGCTGCGACGTGGCTGGGCTGGTGCCCACCGACTTCTGGGACGCCGCCCGCCGGGAGCTGGACGCCGTGAAGCCCCTGTTTATGCTAGCTGAGTGGGACGAGCTGTACCCCTCGGGCGGCCTGAGCTGGGAGCAGTTCAACTCCGACACCAAGCTGCTGGAAAAGGCCTTTAACATGACCTTTGGACTGCGCCTGCATTACCTGCTCGACCACATTGCCGAGGGCAAGCAGCCACTTTCCGCAATTGACGAGTACTTGGCCGATGAGCGGGCCAAATACCCACCCTCGGTGTACCTCATGCACTTCACCAGCAACCACGATGTAAACAGCTGGGACGGCACCGAGTACGAGCGCCTCGGCCCGCTGGCCCTCCCCTTCGCCGTGCTCACGGTGCTGCTGCCGGGTATGCCGCTGGTGTACACCGGCCAGGAAGCGGCCCTCAACAAGCGTCTGGCCTTCTTCGATAAAGACCCCGTCGACTGGCAGAACTACCCCCTCCAGGAATTCTATACCCGCCTGCTCCAACTCAAGCGCCGTCACTTTGCCCTGCAGAACGGCGACCCGCTCAGCCGCTTCCAGCGCCTGCCGGGCCCTGATGACACGTACTGTTTTCTGCGCAGCAAGGGACTGGCGGCCGTACTCACTGGCATTAATAGCAGCCCTGAGCCGCAGGTGCTTCACCTTCCCGCGGAGGCCGCCGGCACCTGGCTAGATGCGTTCAGCGGTGAACAGCTCATGTTCCGGTCAGGCGAAGAACTGATGTTGCCACCCCAGGGCTGGCGGGTGCTGGAAAAACAGTAA